A single Haloglycomyces albus DSM 45210 DNA region contains:
- a CDS encoding response regulator has protein sequence MTAAEAVEDTANQISILLVDDHDLIRKGLRHAFDRDPDFTVIGESDTVTDALRLATRLQPNVVIMDLRLPDGSGLDATRKLRKAHPQMGIVVLTMYAGDDQLFGALDAGASAFVPKSAPSADVVAAARHASSNPTAFSAADLAAAMQRRLTPSGPQLSPRESQVLKLLADGLSVAGIAKQLFVSESTAKTHISKLYEKLGAGNRAQALMTALKLGLLEAPDQPKF, from the coding sequence ATGACCGCTGCCGAGGCCGTTGAGGACACCGCTAATCAGATATCGATTCTCCTTGTTGACGATCACGATTTGATCCGTAAAGGGCTCCGCCACGCTTTTGATCGCGATCCCGACTTTACCGTCATCGGAGAGTCCGACACCGTGACCGACGCTCTGCGCTTGGCGACGCGACTGCAACCCAACGTGGTGATCATGGATCTGCGGCTTCCCGACGGATCCGGTCTCGACGCTACTCGCAAACTACGTAAGGCCCATCCGCAGATGGGAATCGTGGTGCTGACCATGTACGCCGGTGACGACCAACTTTTCGGTGCTCTTGACGCCGGTGCCAGTGCCTTCGTGCCAAAGAGCGCTCCGTCGGCCGACGTGGTCGCCGCGGCACGTCACGCCTCGTCCAATCCCACCGCCTTCAGCGCCGCCGATTTGGCCGCGGCAATGCAGCGTCGTTTGACCCCCTCGGGCCCGCAATTGTCCCCACGCGAATCCCAGGTGTTGAAACTGCTGGCCGACGGACTCAGCGTGGCCGGTATCGCTAAGCAACTGTTCGTATCGGAATCGACCGCTAAGACCCACATTTCGAAGCTCTACGAAAAGCTGGGCGCGGGAAATCGCGCGCAGGCTCTGATGACGGCGCTGAAACTCGGTTTGCTGGAAGCACCGGACCAGCCGAAATTCTAA
- a CDS encoding sensor histidine kinase, protein MDDQSETATYWRSRALWLRCPLIVLVLVLGLATTDAVDVLAWTGLLVLAAGPGALIYPNRRLAVFGRFAEVAMILLATWATGPQPAWMLPYLVAPLVFAALNVRPDAAAPRRKWPLESVGLALLAVVGLAIQYQSVLVAERPDYLVVVGVAVAFSFAAAMVGGWLGHAHFTGHKETERPYEEAAALLTQLRVVARQLPGSTLDPGGIASEIVDAAATVPQVDRVAVLAASSGRRMVVLAEKSPDRADWETSPQMNTMMADAWAGQKPQTGHLSLSRSTVGAVSSMVYPLVAEGRTVALVALESDDPLAITPVMVPRVDEVTRGAGLRLETALLFEEVRSMATTEERQRLAREIHDGIAQELAMLGYGIDNALLELPEGADEAASYLEDLRAEVTRLVTELRFSLFELRSNVDRKGGLASAIADFARTVGSSAGLRVHLSLDEGGARLPAGTEAELLRIAQEAITNARKHARAQNLWVTCEVDPPYARVEVTDDGQGLGGEANEGRYGLAIMSERAERIRGSLEIRPREPQGTTVAVVLHASARPGSTNTRPEA, encoded by the coding sequence ATGGACGATCAGAGCGAAACGGCCACATACTGGCGAAGTCGAGCACTCTGGTTGCGATGTCCCCTGATCGTTCTGGTGTTGGTACTGGGTTTGGCGACCACCGACGCGGTCGACGTCTTGGCGTGGACCGGACTGTTGGTTTTGGCCGCCGGGCCCGGGGCTCTGATCTATCCCAACCGTCGGTTGGCGGTGTTCGGGCGCTTCGCCGAGGTCGCGATGATTCTACTGGCGACGTGGGCGACCGGACCCCAGCCGGCGTGGATGCTGCCGTATTTGGTCGCTCCGCTGGTATTCGCCGCGCTCAACGTCCGCCCCGACGCCGCCGCACCGCGTCGCAAATGGCCGTTGGAGTCCGTCGGTCTGGCTTTGCTGGCGGTGGTGGGGTTGGCAATTCAGTATCAGTCGGTTTTGGTGGCCGAGCGGCCGGATTATCTGGTCGTGGTGGGCGTTGCCGTGGCGTTCTCATTCGCCGCGGCCATGGTGGGCGGGTGGCTCGGCCACGCGCATTTCACTGGACACAAGGAGACCGAGCGCCCCTATGAGGAAGCGGCCGCGCTATTGACTCAGTTGCGGGTGGTCGCCCGCCAATTGCCCGGTTCCACCCTGGATCCCGGCGGCATCGCCTCCGAAATCGTCGATGCCGCGGCGACGGTGCCGCAGGTGGATCGAGTAGCGGTGTTGGCGGCCTCCAGCGGACGGCGAATGGTGGTGCTGGCGGAGAAGTCGCCCGATCGAGCGGATTGGGAGACCTCTCCGCAGATGAACACCATGATGGCCGACGCTTGGGCGGGACAGAAACCTCAGACCGGACATCTGTCACTCTCCCGGTCGACCGTAGGCGCCGTATCCTCGATGGTCTATCCCCTGGTGGCAGAGGGGCGGACGGTGGCTCTGGTCGCCCTGGAATCGGATGATCCACTCGCCATCACTCCGGTCATGGTTCCCAGAGTCGACGAGGTGACCCGAGGAGCCGGGCTCAGGTTGGAAACCGCCTTGCTGTTTGAAGAAGTGCGGTCAATGGCCACCACGGAGGAGCGGCAACGCCTGGCTCGCGAGATCCACGACGGCATTGCGCAGGAATTGGCCATGCTGGGTTACGGGATCGACAATGCTTTGCTGGAGCTTCCGGAGGGAGCCGACGAAGCGGCCTCTTATCTGGAGGATCTGCGTGCGGAGGTCACCAGGCTGGTGACAGAGCTGCGCTTCTCCCTGTTCGAGTTGCGTTCGAACGTGGACCGCAAAGGCGGTCTGGCCTCCGCGATCGCTGATTTCGCCCGCACGGTTGGCTCCTCCGCCGGTCTGCGAGTACATTTGTCCTTGGATGAGGGCGGTGCTCGGCTCCCCGCCGGTACCGAAGCGGAGCTCCTGCGTATCGCGCAGGAAGCCATTACGAACGCTCGAAAGCACGCCCGCGCGCAGAATCTGTGGGTGACGTGCGAAGTTGATCCGCCCTATGCGCGCGTCGAGGTGACCGACGACGGTCAAGGGCTCGGTGGTGAGGCGAACGAGGGACGCTATGGCCTGGCGATCATGTCGGAGCGGGCCGAGCGTATTCGTGGCTCCCTGGAGATTCGTCCCAGAGAACCTCAAGGAACCACGGTTGCGGTGGTGTTGCACGCCTCTGCCCGTCCGGGGTCGACGAATACGAGACCGGAAGCTTGA